One window of the Candidatus Wolbachia massiliensis genome contains the following:
- the rpsC gene encoding 30S ribosomal protein S3, whose translation MGQKVNPVGFRLKINTNTWDSVWYANKDYKQKLHQDLSIRSYINRSFKHAGLSKIIIERKIDLVSVTIHSSRPGVIIGKKGLDIEKVKQKITEKVKNNVEVNVVGIKRPEIDAALISNSIAQQLEKRGSFRRVMKKAIQSCLRMGGGGIKVSCSGRLGGAEIARTEWYKEGRLPLHTLRASIDYAFCEAKTIYGIIGVKVWVYIVN comes from the coding sequence ATGGGACAAAAAGTTAATCCTGTAGGGTTCAGGTTAAAAATAAATACTAATACTTGGGATTCTGTTTGGTATGCTAATAAAGATTACAAACAAAAATTGCATCAAGATTTATCTATCCGTAGTTACATAAATAGGTCTTTTAAGCATGCTGGTCTTTCCAAAATAATTATAGAACGCAAGATTGATCTAGTGTCTGTAACGATACATTCTTCCAGACCAGGAGTAATAATAGGTAAAAAAGGGTTAGACATTGAGAAAGTAAAACAGAAAATAACTGAAAAAGTAAAAAATAATGTGGAAGTAAATGTAGTAGGGATAAAAAGGCCTGAAATAGATGCAGCTTTGATATCAAACAGCATAGCACAGCAGTTAGAGAAAAGAGGTTCATTTAGAAGAGTGATGAAAAAAGCTATTCAAAGTTGTTTGAGAATGGGAGGAGGGGGTATTAAGGTAAGTTGTTCTGGGCGGCTTGGTGGAGCTGAGATAGCTCGTACTGAATGGTATAAAGAAGGCCGTTTGCCTTTACACACTTTACGTGCTAGTATAGATTATGCTTTTTGTGAAGCGAAAACTATATATGGTATTATAGGGGTAAAAGTTTGGGTTTATATTGTTAATTAA
- the rpsH gene encoding 30S ribosomal protein S8 produces MALSDSIGDFLTRIRNAQLAMQRTTKVLFSKVNSSILEILRDEGYILDYQKEVVDNIPSFIVTLKYHEKSPVISDIVRVSKPGCRCYSKYKNITKAYNGLGIFIISTSKGVMTDYNAHKLKVGGEVLCRVF; encoded by the coding sequence GTGGCGTTATCTGATAGTATTGGTGATTTTTTGACAAGAATACGTAATGCTCAATTGGCAATGCAGAGAACAACAAAAGTTTTGTTCTCTAAAGTGAATTCTTCTATACTAGAGATCTTAAGGGATGAAGGATATATTCTTGATTATCAAAAGGAAGTTGTAGATAATATACCGTCTTTCATTGTAACGTTGAAGTATCATGAAAAATCACCTGTAATTAGTGATATAGTTAGAGTGTCAAAACCGGGGTGTCGTTGTTATTCTAAATATAAGAACATTACTAAAGCATATAATGGACTTGGCATTTTTATTATATCTACCTCTAAAGGGGTGATGACTGATTATAATGCACATAAGTTGAAAGTTGGTGGAGAAGTTTTATGTCGTGTATTTTAA
- the rplV gene encoding 50S ribosomal protein L22 translates to MNRDIIIKASARVLKSTSRKLNLVAGLVRNKKVSFATMQLRFCERKAAGFIGKVLNSAIANAQYNYGLDIDNLYIKEVLIGKSFTLRRMYPKAMGRANRVNKRYSNVTIKLGEVV, encoded by the coding sequence ATGAATAGGGATATAATAATTAAGGCTAGTGCTAGGGTTTTAAAATCAACTTCTCGTAAGTTAAATTTGGTTGCTGGTTTGGTACGTAATAAAAAAGTTTCTTTTGCTACTATGCAATTAAGATTTTGTGAGAGGAAGGCTGCTGGTTTTATAGGAAAGGTATTAAATTCTGCAATTGCTAATGCTCAATATAATTATGGGTTGGATATCGATAATTTGTATATAAAAGAGGTTTTAATAGGCAAGTCTTTTACTTTGCGTAGAATGTATCCAAAGGCTATGGGAAGAGCTAATAGAGTGAATAAGCGTTATAGTAATGTAACTATAAAATTAGGAGAGGTTGTATAA
- the rplP gene encoding 50S ribosomal protein L16: protein MFVPKKSKYRKVFKGRIKGNTKGGSILSFGDYGLKAIEAGRIQSKHIETVRRVISRTLRRSGKVWIRIFPDIPVSKKPADVRMGKGKGSVEFWVFKVKPGRVLFEISSDVPMYLAKLALEKAIAKLPIKCKFVSNHN, encoded by the coding sequence ATGTTTGTTCCCAAAAAGAGTAAGTATAGAAAGGTGTTTAAAGGGCGAATTAAAGGTAATACGAAAGGTGGTAGCATATTGTCTTTTGGGGATTATGGCTTAAAGGCTATAGAAGCAGGTAGAATTCAGTCTAAGCATATTGAGACTGTGAGGCGTGTAATATCTAGGACGTTGAGACGTTCTGGTAAAGTGTGGATAAGAATTTTTCCCGATATTCCTGTTAGTAAAAAACCTGCAGATGTACGGATGGGTAAAGGAAAAGGTAGTGTTGAGTTTTGGGTGTTTAAAGTTAAGCCTGGTAGAGTGTTGTTTGAAATTAGCAGTGATGTTCCCATGTATTTAGCAAAATTGGCGCTTGAGAAGGCAATTGCCAAGCTTCCTATAAAATGTAAATTTGTGTCTAATCATAATTGA
- the rplD gene encoding 50S ribosomal protein L4, with protein MECKLVNLSNDNVGIAQLNPLIFSVEQKLSILYDVVRWQLAKRRVGTHKTKGISDISGTTAKPYSQKRTGRARQGSLRSPQFRGGGIIFGPVVRSYAYSLNKKVRKFGLKIALSLKYSNNQVVVLDNLDIDVKKTSEMCKYIKNFKFSSFLIVGDYGDNLLYAARNLHYVNLIKPIGLNVFDILNHECVMLTSGALKHLEGRLL; from the coding sequence ATGGAATGTAAATTAGTTAATCTATCTAATGATAATGTAGGTATTGCTCAGCTTAACCCTTTGATATTTTCTGTTGAGCAAAAGTTAAGTATTTTGTATGATGTAGTTAGGTGGCAATTAGCAAAAAGAAGAGTTGGTACTCACAAAACAAAAGGTATAAGTGATATTTCTGGTACAACGGCCAAGCCTTATAGTCAAAAACGCACTGGTAGAGCAAGGCAAGGAAGTTTGCGGTCTCCTCAGTTTAGAGGTGGGGGGATTATTTTTGGTCCTGTTGTTAGGAGTTATGCTTATTCTCTTAATAAAAAGGTACGCAAATTTGGTTTGAAAATTGCTTTATCTTTAAAATATTCAAATAATCAAGTGGTTGTTCTTGATAATTTGGATATTGATGTAAAGAAAACATCTGAAATGTGTAAGTATATTAAAAATTTTAAATTCTCTTCCTTTTTAATAGTTGGTGATTATGGAGATAATTTGCTGTATGCTGCTAGAAATCTGCATTATGTAAACTTAATTAAACCTATCGGGTTGAATGTTTTTGATATATTGAATCACGAATGCGTAATGTTGACAAGTGGTGCTTTAAAGCATCTTGAAGGTAGATTGTTATGA
- a CDS encoding 50S ribosomal protein L23, producing MIKYNNIIKCPIITEKASFLREKFNRYSLYVFVDVNKHQIKLAIESLFNVKVFSINIVRIKPKRRRFRGVAGYEKQKKKVYFSLMDGQKLDIMSV from the coding sequence ATGATTAAATATAATAATATAATAAAGTGTCCTATCATTACAGAAAAGGCCTCTTTTTTGAGGGAGAAGTTTAATAGGTATTCTTTGTATGTTTTTGTAGATGTAAATAAGCATCAAATAAAGTTGGCGATAGAATCCTTATTTAATGTTAAGGTTTTCTCTATAAATATTGTTAGAATTAAGCCTAAACGTAGGCGCTTTAGAGGTGTGGCCGGTTATGAAAAGCAAAAAAAGAAAGTTTATTTTTCTTTAATGGATGGTCAAAAGTTAGATATAATGAGTGTTTAG
- the rpsQ gene encoding 30S ribosomal protein S17, producing the protein MPRKVFCGVVTKAECDKTVKVSVLQVYKDKLYKKVIKRYKKYTVHDESNSYKKGDKVFIQEHKPISATKKWIVVQVE; encoded by the coding sequence ATGCCTAGAAAGGTTTTTTGTGGTGTTGTAACTAAGGCCGAGTGTGACAAGACTGTGAAGGTTTCAGTGTTACAAGTATATAAGGATAAGCTGTATAAAAAAGTTATAAAAAGGTACAAGAAGTATACAGTACATGATGAAAGTAATAGTTACAAAAAGGGAGATAAGGTTTTTATACAAGAACACAAGCCTATTTCTGCTACTAAAAAATGGATTGTCGTTCAAGTTGAATAA
- the rpsE gene encoding 30S ribosomal protein S5, protein MAVKNLQNNNNDLSELLVSVRRVTTVTKGGRRFSFSILVVVGDEKGRVGCGMGKHAEVAEARMKAVNAAKKSMIRVYLREGRTLHHDIKAKFCSGEIVLRAARAGTGIIAGGAVRSVFEVLGIKDVVAKSTRSNNPHNVICAVFKAFDNMVSPRQVASKRGKKISEIVGNR, encoded by the coding sequence ATGGCTGTAAAAAATTTACAAAATAATAATAATGATTTGTCAGAGCTTTTGGTTTCAGTACGAAGGGTGACAACGGTTACTAAAGGTGGTAGAAGGTTTTCGTTTTCAATTTTGGTTGTTGTTGGAGATGAGAAGGGCAGGGTAGGGTGCGGAATGGGTAAGCACGCAGAGGTTGCTGAAGCAAGAATGAAAGCTGTAAATGCTGCAAAAAAATCGATGATTAGAGTGTACTTACGTGAAGGTAGAACTTTGCATCATGATATTAAAGCTAAGTTTTGCTCTGGTGAAATAGTTTTAAGAGCAGCTAGAGCTGGAACAGGTATTATTGCTGGTGGAGCAGTTAGGTCAGTTTTTGAAGTGTTGGGCATAAAAGATGTGGTAGCTAAGTCTACTAGATCAAATAATCCTCATAATGTTATATGTGCAGTGTTTAAGGCTTTTGATAATATGGTATCTCCTCGTCAAGTGGCAAGCAAAAGAGGCAAAAAAATTAGCGAGATAGTTGGAAATAGGTAG
- the rplC gene encoding 50S ribosomal protein L3: MKRINSLKRIGLLMTNIGHTSIYFNNGCVAVTLLHLSETYIVDVKKQDKCGYSSVILGTGDFKNIAKPQLEYLKKKGINNRCKLYESRLIDLSGIECGKKVGVNHFIVGQYLDVTSYSIGKGFAGVMKRHNFSGLRASHGVSVAHRSQGSTGQCQDPGRVFKGKKMAGHLGSSRVTVQNMKILSIDHENSIIAVKGNNVPGFKSSYVFVRDAVKKPLHKDVPFPVGLLLDTNDGNASGLVS, translated from the coding sequence ATGAAAAGAATAAATTCGCTGAAAAGAATTGGTTTATTAATGACAAATATTGGTCATACTTCTATATACTTTAATAATGGGTGCGTAGCTGTAACTTTATTACATCTTAGCGAAACTTATATTGTTGATGTGAAAAAGCAAGATAAATGTGGCTATAGTTCAGTTATTTTAGGTACTGGAGATTTTAAAAATATTGCAAAACCTCAGTTAGAGTACTTAAAGAAGAAGGGAATAAATAATAGATGTAAATTATATGAAAGTAGATTAATTGATCTTTCAGGGATAGAATGTGGTAAAAAAGTAGGTGTTAATCATTTTATAGTTGGTCAATATCTTGATGTTACGAGTTATTCTATAGGTAAAGGGTTTGCTGGTGTGATGAAGAGACATAATTTCAGTGGGCTTAGGGCATCTCATGGTGTTTCTGTTGCTCATAGGTCGCAAGGTTCTACTGGACAATGTCAGGATCCTGGTAGGGTATTTAAAGGAAAGAAAATGGCTGGTCATTTAGGTAGTAGCAGAGTGACTGTACAGAATATGAAGATACTATCTATTGATCATGAAAATAGTATAATTGCTGTAAAAGGTAATAATGTTCCTGGATTTAAAAGTTCTTACGTTTTTGTGAGGGATGCAGTTAAAAAGCCTTTGCATAAAGATGTTCCTTTTCCGGTTGGTCTGCTGTTAGATACGAACGATGGTAATGCTAGTGGTTTGGTAAGTTAG
- the rplX gene encoding 50S ribosomal protein L24 — protein sequence MSAKIRSGDDVIVLTGRDRGKIGKVIKIVTYDTKKKAVVSGVNVYKKHTKPKAGSDGGMLNKELAIDVSNIAILDLKYKAPTRVGFKVIDGRKVRFAKISGEIID from the coding sequence ATGAGTGCAAAAATAAGAAGCGGTGATGACGTTATAGTTTTAACTGGTAGAGATAGAGGAAAAATTGGTAAAGTAATCAAAATTGTAACGTATGATACTAAAAAAAAGGCTGTTGTTTCTGGGGTGAATGTGTATAAGAAACACACTAAGCCGAAAGCTGGTAGTGATGGTGGTATGTTGAATAAAGAATTAGCTATTGATGTATCTAACATTGCAATATTAGACCTTAAGTATAAAGCTCCAACTAGAGTGGGGTTTAAGGTTATAGATGGTAGAAAAGTGCGTTTTGCAAAAATTTCTGGGGAAATAATAGACTAG
- the rplB gene encoding 50S ribosomal protein L2, whose protein sequence is MGIKFLNPVTPSSRGTVLVSKVGLSKGKPEKSLTFGKKSSGGRNNCGRITTRHRGGGHKKKYRVIDFKRNKNDQGTVEKIEYDPNRSGFLALISYGNDSIKSYILAPQDVKPGDVVASGNDVDILPGNCLPLKCIPVGSFVHNVELKPGNGAVVARAAGCYAQIVGRDGNYVLLRLRSGQVRLILSSCKATIGIVSNSDRKNRKLGKAGRSRWLGVRPTVRGVAMNPVDHPHGGGEGKTSGGRHPVTPWGIATKGKKTRKKNKFSDKYIKQLKG, encoded by the coding sequence ATGGGTATAAAATTTCTTAATCCTGTTACTCCGTCTTCTCGTGGAACTGTGTTAGTAAGTAAAGTTGGTTTGTCAAAGGGTAAGCCGGAAAAATCTCTTACGTTCGGTAAGAAGTCCAGTGGTGGAAGAAATAATTGCGGTAGAATTACGACTCGTCATAGGGGTGGTGGTCACAAGAAGAAGTACAGAGTTATAGATTTTAAACGTAATAAAAATGATCAGGGCACAGTTGAGAAAATAGAGTATGATCCAAATAGAAGTGGATTTTTAGCGTTAATATCATATGGGAATGATAGTATCAAATCTTATATACTGGCTCCACAGGATGTAAAGCCTGGTGATGTTGTGGCGTCAGGCAATGATGTTGACATATTGCCTGGCAATTGTTTACCATTAAAATGCATACCTGTCGGTTCTTTTGTTCATAATGTTGAGCTGAAGCCAGGTAATGGTGCTGTAGTTGCTCGAGCTGCTGGTTGTTATGCGCAGATTGTTGGTCGCGATGGTAACTATGTTTTACTGCGGCTCAGGTCTGGTCAAGTTAGGTTGATTTTATCTTCTTGTAAGGCTACTATTGGTATAGTATCTAATTCTGATCGTAAAAATAGAAAATTGGGTAAGGCAGGAAGAAGTAGATGGTTGGGGGTTAGGCCTACTGTACGTGGGGTTGCTATGAACCCAGTGGATCATCCTCATGGGGGCGGAGAAGGGAAAACTTCTGGTGGACGTCATCCTGTTACTCCTTGGGGTATTGCAACAAAAGGAAAGAAAACTCGGAAGAAAAATAAATTTAGTGATAAGTATATAAAACAATTGAAAGGTTAA
- the rplN gene encoding 50S ribosomal protein L14 produces the protein MIQKNTLLEVTDNSGAREVLCIGLLGGRKSASIGDTIIVSTKSINPKGKVEKGKVYRAVVVRVKNRIRKSDNSVISFSSNAVVLVNNQGEPLGTRVFGPVKKLPSGSFMKIMSLAVEVL, from the coding sequence ATGATTCAAAAAAATACATTATTGGAAGTAACTGATAATTCTGGTGCACGTGAAGTGCTTTGTATTGGCTTGTTAGGTGGTAGGAAATCTGCATCTATAGGTGATACGATTATTGTATCTACTAAGTCCATTAATCCGAAAGGGAAGGTTGAAAAGGGGAAGGTATATAGAGCAGTTGTTGTTAGAGTGAAAAACCGTATTAGAAAGTCTGATAACTCTGTAATTAGTTTTTCTAGCAATGCTGTGGTCTTAGTTAATAATCAAGGTGAACCGCTTGGCACTCGAGTATTTGGTCCGGTAAAAAAGTTGCCATCTGGTTCTTTTATGAAGATAATGTCATTAGCTGTTGAGGTTTTATAA
- the rplO gene encoding 50S ribosomal protein L15: MNSAIKLNSIFTKLSKKKKSKLLGRGIGCGKGKTSGRGHKGQKARSGVSINGFEGGQQSIYTRLPKRGFNPIRRNVCSIINIGDVQCLIQAKKIVKGSVVDKEMLHKLGFIKSTKDKVKLLNKGKLSEKCVFHVDFVSEAAKKSVVSVGGSVEVLS; encoded by the coding sequence ATGAATAGTGCTATAAAGTTGAACTCTATATTTACTAAATTGTCGAAGAAAAAAAAATCTAAATTGCTAGGAAGAGGTATTGGTTGTGGTAAAGGCAAAACATCCGGCAGAGGGCATAAGGGGCAAAAAGCTAGAAGTGGTGTTTCTATAAATGGATTTGAAGGTGGACAACAGTCTATATATACTCGTTTACCTAAAAGAGGTTTTAACCCTATACGTAGAAATGTATGCTCTATAATTAATATTGGTGATGTACAGTGCTTAATACAAGCTAAAAAAATAGTAAAAGGCTCTGTTGTAGATAAGGAGATGCTGCATAAATTAGGCTTTATAAAGTCTACTAAGGATAAAGTCAAGCTTCTTAATAAAGGTAAGCTGAGCGAGAAATGCGTATTTCATGTTGACTTTGTGTCAGAAGCTGCGAAAAAATCTGTAGTTTCGGTTGGTGGTAGTGTGGAAGTACTATCATAA
- the rplE gene encoding 50S ribosomal protein L5: MFKELYRDSIVKSLKDKFNYGNIMQVPKLVKVCINMGVGDAAADSKAISEPLDDLHLIAGQKPVSTFAKKSISGFKIRKGATIGCKVTLRRDKMYEFLERLVYIALPREKDFRGFSVKQFDGNGNFSFGIKEHISFLEIDYDKISKIRGMDINIITSATSDKEAKELLLAFRFPFFD; this comes from the coding sequence ATGTTTAAAGAATTGTATAGAGATAGCATAGTGAAATCCTTAAAGGATAAGTTTAACTATGGCAACATAATGCAGGTGCCCAAGCTTGTTAAGGTATGTATTAATATGGGTGTTGGAGATGCTGCTGCGGACAGTAAAGCAATAAGTGAACCGCTTGATGATTTGCATTTGATTGCAGGGCAGAAACCTGTGTCAACGTTTGCAAAAAAATCTATTTCTGGTTTTAAGATCAGAAAAGGTGCTACAATAGGTTGTAAAGTAACTTTGCGCAGGGATAAAATGTATGAATTTTTAGAGAGATTGGTATATATTGCTTTACCAAGGGAAAAAGATTTTAGAGGATTTAGTGTGAAGCAATTTGATGGTAATGGTAATTTTTCCTTTGGTATAAAGGAACACATTTCGTTTTTAGAAATAGATTACGATAAAATAAGTAAAATTAGAGGTATGGATATCAATATTATAACAAGTGCAACTAGTGATAAAGAGGCAAAAGAATTATTACTAGCTTTTAGATTTCCCTTTTTTGATTAA
- the rpsN gene encoding 30S ribosomal protein S14, with translation MAKKSMVQRNLRRIKLCGQYREKREKLKSIINNKDISIGERFAAQNKLIKELPRDSSKTRIRNRCVLTGRPRGVYRKFGLCRIVLRDLCSFGKIPGVTKSSW, from the coding sequence ATGGCAAAAAAATCTATGGTACAAAGAAATCTTCGTAGGATAAAATTGTGTGGTCAATATAGAGAGAAAAGAGAAAAATTGAAATCTATAATAAATAATAAGGATATATCTATTGGTGAAAGATTTGCGGCTCAAAATAAGTTAATTAAAGAGCTGCCTAGAGATTCTTCTAAAACCAGGATTAGAAATAGATGTGTTTTAACTGGAAGACCAAGAGGAGTGTATAGAAAATTTGGTTTATGTAGAATTGTTTTGCGTGATTTATGTTCTTTTGGGAAAATTCCAGGGGTTACGAAGTCTAGTTGGTAA
- the rpsS gene encoding 30S ribosomal protein S19: MSRSVWKPPFCHPSILKKVNNALSKGLINMAIKTRSRASVILPNCLGLKFVVYNGKDYIPVNVSDQNMIGHKFGEFSPTRKFAGHSGDKKAARR; encoded by the coding sequence ATGAGTAGATCTGTATGGAAGCCGCCTTTTTGTCATCCTTCTATATTAAAGAAGGTAAATAATGCCTTGAGTAAAGGATTAATTAATATGGCGATAAAAACTCGTTCTAGGGCTTCTGTAATTCTCCCTAATTGTTTAGGTTTGAAATTCGTTGTTTATAATGGTAAGGATTATATTCCTGTTAATGTTAGTGATCAGAATATGATAGGTCATAAATTTGGTGAATTTTCGCCTACTCGTAAATTTGCTGGGCATAGTGGTGATAAAAAGGCGGCAAGGAGATAA
- the rplR gene encoding 50S ribosomal protein L18: MIRLYNFSSNSEKRKLRNRKKLNSSVKRLRVSIFKSNRHFYVQLINDEKGVTLTSASTLDAKIRDICKGRVSAEAIKQVSSLMVERLSGMKLEQELVFDRGAYKYTGLVSQFAEALRSSGFKF, from the coding sequence ATGATAAGATTATATAATTTTTCAAGTAATTCTGAAAAAAGGAAGTTGCGTAATAGAAAGAAGCTCAATAGTAGTGTTAAGCGTTTACGTGTATCCATATTTAAATCTAATAGACATTTTTATGTTCAGTTAATCAATGATGAAAAAGGAGTAACTCTCACTTCTGCTTCCACTTTGGATGCTAAAATTAGAGATATATGTAAAGGGAGGGTCAGTGCTGAAGCTATAAAACAAGTTTCTTCTTTAATGGTTGAACGTCTGTCCGGCATGAAATTAGAGCAAGAGTTGGTGTTTGACCGTGGAGCATATAAATATACAGGGTTAGTTTCTCAATTTGCTGAAGCTTTAAGAAGCTCTGGATTTAAATTTTAG
- the rplF gene encoding 50S ribosomal protein L6, giving the protein MSRIGAAPINIPAGVSVEYNDGKVLIKNARTERELRLCSDVVCQVIDSQLLLSVDQDKDNYDEIKPMWGTYRSNINNIISGMINGFSVDLEINGVGYKAECDGKYLTLYLGYSHNIKYRVPQDVEVKCIKPTHLIISGADKQKVYVIASDICKIRKYDLYKGKGIVIKGKFMLRKVVSKKK; this is encoded by the coding sequence ATGTCTCGTATAGGTGCTGCGCCTATCAATATTCCTGCTGGTGTTTCAGTTGAATATAATGATGGTAAGGTGTTAATAAAAAATGCTAGGACAGAGAGGGAGCTGAGGTTATGCAGTGATGTTGTGTGTCAGGTTATTGATAGTCAGTTGTTGCTTTCAGTTGATCAAGACAAAGATAATTATGATGAAATAAAACCAATGTGGGGCACTTATAGAAGTAATATTAATAATATTATTAGTGGTATGATCAATGGTTTTTCTGTTGATCTTGAGATTAACGGTGTTGGGTATAAAGCGGAGTGTGACGGTAAATATTTGACTTTATATCTTGGTTATAGCCATAATATTAAGTATAGAGTACCTCAAGATGTTGAGGTTAAGTGTATAAAACCAACTCATTTGATAATTAGTGGTGCAGACAAACAAAAAGTCTATGTGATAGCATCTGATATATGTAAAATTAGAAAATATGACCTGTATAAAGGTAAAGGTATTGTAATAAAAGGCAAATTTATGTTGCGTAAAGTTGTAAGTAAAAAGAAGTAA
- the rpmC gene encoding 50S ribosomal protein L29: MGIVDIRSKSSQELHEILVNLRKEFVNLVFQKKLGQLSNISRFNLIRKSIARILTVLNERRIEEKNA, translated from the coding sequence ATGGGTATAGTTGATATTAGATCGAAATCCTCACAAGAATTGCATGAAATTCTTGTAAATTTAAGAAAAGAGTTTGTTAATTTGGTTTTTCAAAAAAAATTGGGGCAATTGAGTAATATTTCGCGTTTTAACTTAATAAGAAAGAGTATAGCTCGTATTTTAACTGTATTAAATGAAAGAAGAATAGAGGAAAAGAATGCCTAG
- the rpsJ gene encoding 30S ribosomal protein S10 yields MEQEIHITIEAFDCSKLEEYIRKFVREFRDKIKHSGARLSGPVALPRRNFKFNVNRSPHVDKKSREQLEMRTSKRLIVLYNPTPAIMQMLGSASFPSPLPGVEVDSKIKKVKV; encoded by the coding sequence ATGGAGCAAGAAATACATATTACAATAGAAGCTTTTGATTGTTCGAAATTAGAAGAATATATTAGAAAGTTTGTTCGTGAGTTTAGGGATAAGATAAAACATTCTGGTGCAAGATTATCTGGTCCGGTGGCATTGCCAAGGAGAAATTTTAAATTTAATGTTAATAGGTCTCCTCACGTTGATAAAAAATCTCGTGAACAACTTGAAATGAGAACTTCTAAGCGTTTAATTGTTTTGTATAATCCCACTCCTGCTATAATGCAGATGCTTGGAAGTGCATCCTTTCCTTCTCCTCTTCCTGGAGTGGAAGTTGATTCAAAAATTAAGAAGGTTAAAGTTTAG